Proteins found in one Pyxidicoccus trucidator genomic segment:
- a CDS encoding cytidine deaminase, whose amino-acid sequence MADEIPWERLFEEAARVRSRAHVPYSHFPVGAAVLYADGAVVPGCNVENATYGLTVCAERNAFAAGVAQGHAKPVAVAIVVDTPEPCPPCGMCRQVMAEFGPADLPVRSRTPKGGEARYTLGELLPHAFTKDFL is encoded by the coding sequence ATGGCGGACGAGATTCCCTGGGAGCGCCTGTTCGAGGAGGCCGCGCGGGTGCGCTCGCGCGCGCATGTGCCGTACTCGCACTTCCCCGTGGGCGCCGCCGTCCTCTATGCCGACGGCGCGGTGGTGCCCGGGTGCAACGTGGAGAACGCCACCTACGGCCTCACCGTCTGCGCCGAGCGCAACGCCTTCGCCGCGGGCGTGGCCCAGGGCCATGCGAAGCCCGTCGCCGTGGCCATCGTCGTGGACACGCCCGAGCCGTGCCCTCCGTGTGGCATGTGCCGGCAGGTGATGGCCGAGTTCGGCCCGGCCGACCTGCCCGTGCGCAGCCGCACGCCGAAGGGCGGCGAGGCGCGCTACACCCTGGGCGAGTTGCTGCCGCACGCCTTCACGAAGGACTTCCTCTAG
- a CDS encoding ABC transporter substrate-binding protein, whose protein sequence is MKLHRGPGLFLFLLLCALGAGYALASRLGYLDRLQERFFPAAREAVRLSPGDFPAGVAAPVADVASVPLRPVVIGFTARGSAAALLVATGGATTLDNPVPPPGAAQGFLKTAYALDARAVLFAREEELRQALAIGAENGGVDMAALSVDRLAAWAPALRDAAPRTLLLVGRSRGQEALAAVGVSDLTALRGKRVGVYPFSSSHYFALWVLARAGLRTTDVRWVDLPSTLDAGRALREGRTDAVVGLWGDVELAARDRGGAVLATTADAPHLIATVLVARGDFAARYPDAVRRVLRGLLDAGQSVLKDPTAGARMLGEVAPYLGDPIEAIRSAPPATLADNRAFFGLSGEAPVTYDELFQSAAALFQKLKQGPRVPPAEDTRDLGALKYVSEARGP, encoded by the coding sequence ATGAAGCTCCACCGCGGGCCAGGCCTCTTCCTCTTCCTCCTGCTCTGCGCGCTGGGCGCGGGCTACGCGCTCGCGTCGCGCCTGGGCTACCTGGACCGGCTCCAGGAGCGTTTCTTCCCCGCCGCCCGTGAAGCGGTGCGGCTGTCGCCCGGTGACTTCCCCGCCGGGGTGGCCGCTCCGGTGGCGGACGTGGCCTCCGTGCCGCTGCGGCCGGTGGTCATCGGCTTCACCGCGCGCGGCTCGGCGGCGGCGCTGCTGGTGGCCACGGGCGGCGCGACGACGCTGGACAACCCGGTGCCTCCGCCGGGCGCCGCGCAGGGCTTCCTGAAGACGGCCTATGCGCTGGACGCGCGGGCGGTGCTCTTCGCCCGCGAGGAGGAGCTGCGGCAGGCGCTGGCCATTGGCGCGGAGAATGGCGGCGTGGACATGGCCGCCCTGTCCGTGGACCGGCTGGCGGCGTGGGCTCCGGCGCTGCGGGATGCGGCGCCGCGCACGCTGCTGCTCGTGGGGCGCAGCCGGGGCCAGGAGGCGCTGGCGGCGGTGGGCGTGTCGGACCTCACCGCGCTGCGGGGCAAGCGGGTGGGCGTGTACCCGTTCAGCTCCTCGCACTACTTCGCGCTGTGGGTGTTGGCGCGCGCGGGGCTGCGGACGACGGACGTGCGCTGGGTGGACCTGCCCTCCACGCTGGACGCGGGCCGCGCGCTGCGCGAGGGCCGGACGGACGCGGTGGTGGGGCTGTGGGGCGACGTGGAACTGGCGGCGCGGGACAGGGGCGGAGCGGTGCTGGCCACGACGGCGGACGCGCCGCACCTCATCGCCACGGTGCTGGTGGCACGCGGGGACTTCGCGGCGCGCTACCCGGACGCGGTGCGCCGGGTGCTGCGGGGACTGTTGGATGCGGGGCAGAGCGTGCTGAAGGACCCCACGGCGGGCGCACGGATGCTGGGCGAGGTGGCGCCGTACCTGGGAGACCCGATTGAGGCCATCCGCAGCGCGCCGCCGGCGACACTTGCGGACAATCGGGCCTTTTTCGGCCTTTCAGGCGAGGCGCCGGTCACCTATGACGAGCTCTTCCAGAGCGCAGCGGCGCTCTTCCAGAAGCTCAAGCAGGGGCCACGCGTGCCTCCCGCGGAGGACACGCGAGACTTGGGCGCGTTGAAGTATGTGTCGGAGGCGCGAGGCCCCTGA
- a CDS encoding PilZ domain-containing protein, with product MAERNDSMSDKAEDRRDSPRVPMRLKVRRAGSSGDFDTQDGDLSLGGCAWQGTGLEAGAKVEVRFKLPILPDEVEVVGEVLQVTNGPQGPAAHVRFMELPVEAELAIARHLDDVLAQGGGTR from the coding sequence ATGGCCGAGAGGAACGACTCGATGAGCGACAAGGCCGAGGACCGGCGCGACTCTCCCCGGGTGCCCATGCGTTTGAAGGTGCGGCGGGCAGGCAGCTCGGGTGACTTCGACACGCAGGACGGAGACCTGTCACTGGGCGGCTGCGCCTGGCAGGGCACCGGGCTGGAGGCGGGCGCGAAGGTAGAGGTCCGCTTCAAGCTCCCCATCCTTCCCGACGAGGTGGAGGTGGTGGGCGAGGTGCTCCAGGTGACCAACGGCCCCCAGGGGCCGGCCGCGCACGTGCGCTTCATGGAACTACCGGTGGAGGCGGAGCTGGCCATCGCCCGCCACCTGGATGACGTGCTGGCGCAGGGCGGCGGCACCCGCTAG
- a CDS encoding alpha/beta hydrolase has protein sequence MHLSSPRPALVPGLLLALLLSTTAGATTVRVHFDVGYGNRITLRGSAAPLSWTSGQNATWTQGNVWTYSWPDSVGDVDLKPLINDTRWSTGANYRVRAGTTVNVYPFFGPATGTRQQFDNFWSPQLGNTRTLRFYLPPSYAENPLKRYPVLYMHDGQNLFDAATASYGVEWRVDETINSLIGSGQMDEVIVVGIDHAGANRIYEYTPCCDASYGGGGADLYERFLVESVKPFVDANLRTRTGKADTALMGSSLGGLVSFHIGRRRPDVFSKVAGLSSSFWWNNQAMTLAVEQSTVKLPLRFYLDAGTQSDGLTETTRMRNALAADGHVQGADLYYYVAQGAGHTESAWAARVNLPLTYLFPWQGTVY, from the coding sequence ATGCACCTGTCATCCCCCCGCCCGGCGCTCGTGCCGGGCCTGCTGCTCGCGCTGCTGCTGAGCACCACGGCCGGAGCCACCACCGTCCGAGTCCACTTCGACGTGGGCTATGGAAACCGCATCACCCTGCGCGGCAGCGCGGCGCCGCTGTCCTGGACGTCGGGGCAGAACGCGACGTGGACCCAGGGCAACGTGTGGACGTACTCGTGGCCGGACAGCGTGGGCGACGTGGACCTCAAGCCGCTCATCAACGACACGCGCTGGTCCACCGGAGCCAACTACCGCGTGCGCGCGGGCACCACGGTGAATGTGTATCCGTTCTTCGGCCCGGCCACGGGCACCCGGCAGCAGTTCGACAACTTCTGGTCTCCGCAGCTCGGCAACACGCGGACGCTGCGCTTCTACCTGCCGCCCAGCTACGCGGAGAACCCGCTCAAGCGCTACCCGGTGCTCTACATGCACGACGGGCAGAACCTCTTCGACGCGGCCACCGCGTCGTACGGCGTGGAGTGGCGCGTGGACGAGACAATCAACTCCCTCATCGGCTCGGGGCAGATGGACGAGGTCATCGTCGTGGGCATCGACCACGCGGGCGCCAACCGCATCTACGAGTACACGCCCTGCTGTGATGCCTCCTACGGCGGAGGCGGCGCGGACCTGTACGAGCGCTTCCTGGTGGAGAGCGTGAAGCCCTTCGTCGACGCGAACCTGCGCACGCGGACGGGCAAGGCGGACACCGCGCTGATGGGCTCGTCGCTGGGAGGGCTGGTGTCCTTCCACATCGGCCGGCGGCGGCCGGATGTCTTCTCGAAGGTGGCGGGGCTGTCCAGCTCGTTCTGGTGGAACAACCAGGCGATGACGCTCGCGGTGGAGCAGTCCACGGTGAAGCTGCCCCTGCGCTTCTACCTGGACGCGGGCACGCAGAGTGACGGGCTGACGGAGACGACTCGCATGCGCAACGCGCTGGCGGCGGACGGCCACGTGCAGGGCGCGGACCTCTACTACTACGTGGCCCAGGGCGCGGGGCACACCGAGTCCGCCTGGGCGGCCCGGGTGAACCTCCCCCTCACGTACCTGTTCCCCTGGCAGGGCACGGTGTACTGA
- a CDS encoding PspA/IM30 family protein, which produces MWERFKRAMRSFAGFFVSSIEDPELILEQNVRDLNDQVPKMNESIAMVRANVTLLEKENAKYTEDVRSLTAKVKAAIQAGRDDLAAQYAGKLQVEKDALGRNEQQLATARLAYEKALTVKKAFMREKERKTQEAMNAIREARRAKWQAKVADTMESFTVAGIDSTHDEMLRKVQEKSAVNEARMQMALEGVDHMAVNIEEEAEKIQANELVKQMKMEMGLMDSPAPVSDVGGGTEKTIGKKVGVE; this is translated from the coding sequence ATGTGGGAAAGATTCAAGAGGGCAATGCGTAGCTTCGCCGGCTTCTTCGTCTCCTCCATCGAGGATCCGGAGCTCATTCTCGAGCAGAACGTCCGAGACCTGAACGACCAGGTCCCGAAGATGAACGAGTCCATCGCCATGGTCCGGGCGAACGTGACGCTCCTGGAGAAGGAGAACGCCAAATACACGGAGGACGTGCGCTCGCTGACGGCCAAGGTGAAGGCCGCCATCCAGGCGGGGCGTGACGACCTGGCCGCGCAGTACGCCGGCAAGCTGCAGGTTGAAAAGGACGCGCTGGGCCGCAACGAGCAGCAGCTGGCCACGGCCCGCCTGGCCTACGAGAAGGCCCTGACGGTGAAGAAGGCGTTCATGCGCGAGAAGGAGCGCAAGACGCAGGAGGCCATGAACGCCATCCGCGAGGCGCGCCGCGCCAAGTGGCAGGCCAAGGTCGCCGACACCATGGAGTCCTTCACCGTCGCCGGCATCGACTCGACGCACGACGAGATGCTGCGCAAGGTGCAGGAGAAGTCCGCCGTCAACGAGGCCCGGATGCAGATGGCCCTCGAGGGCGTGGACCACATGGCGGTCAACATCGAGGAGGAGGCCGAGAAGATCCAGGCCAACGAGCTCGTGAAGCAGATGAAGATGGAGATGGGCCTCATGGACAGCCCGGCGCCCGTGTCTGACGTGGGCGGCGGCACCGAGAAGACCATCGGCAAGAAGGTGGGAGTGGAGTAG
- a CDS encoding BMP family lipoprotein: MMLRLQVLALAALLCACSKKEEPPPAATPGATAPQPANKPIPVGLVIDVGGRGDHSFNDAALRGLELYAAGKRYEGGKYVDATPDEVRKSLPPFLASMASSIQPLPVKPMVLQSKAQEDYTPNLQLLVDQGAQLTVGNGYMLANAVRSAAQENPKAQFLLIDSQVLDAQGKVLRLPNVRTVLFKEQEGSFLVGALAGLVTKTNKVGFVGGIEVPLIQRFEVGYRAGVKTTNPQAAQSLTAVYTGSFNNMAAGKQVAQDLISKGADILFHAAGADGIGVIQAVQEARAAGKSVYAIGVDSDQSHVAPDAILTSMMKHTDLAIYQAAKDLVEGKFSAGEQLLGLKENGVGMAEVRLDFPGKAEALQKVEALRQRIVSGQLQVPAVPADLVTFQAAAP, translated from the coding sequence ATGATGCTCCGCCTCCAGGTCCTCGCCCTCGCCGCCCTCCTGTGCGCGTGCTCCAAGAAGGAAGAGCCGCCCCCCGCCGCTACCCCGGGCGCCACCGCCCCCCAGCCCGCGAACAAGCCCATCCCCGTGGGGCTCGTCATCGACGTGGGCGGCCGTGGCGACCACTCCTTCAACGACGCCGCCCTGCGCGGCCTGGAGCTGTACGCCGCCGGCAAGCGCTACGAGGGGGGCAAGTACGTGGACGCCACCCCCGACGAGGTCCGCAAGTCGCTCCCGCCCTTCCTGGCCTCGATGGCCTCCTCCATCCAGCCCCTGCCGGTGAAGCCGATGGTGCTCCAGAGCAAGGCCCAGGAGGACTACACCCCCAACCTCCAGCTCCTCGTGGACCAGGGCGCCCAGCTCACCGTGGGCAATGGCTACATGCTCGCCAACGCCGTGCGCAGCGCCGCCCAGGAGAACCCCAAGGCGCAGTTCCTGCTCATCGACAGCCAGGTGCTGGACGCGCAGGGCAAGGTGCTGAGGCTCCCCAATGTGCGCACCGTCCTCTTCAAGGAGCAGGAGGGCAGCTTCCTCGTCGGCGCCCTGGCCGGGCTGGTGACGAAGACGAACAAGGTGGGCTTCGTGGGCGGCATCGAGGTGCCCCTCATCCAGCGCTTCGAGGTGGGCTACCGCGCGGGCGTGAAGACGACCAACCCCCAGGCCGCCCAGTCCCTCACGGCCGTCTACACCGGCAGCTTCAACAACATGGCCGCCGGCAAGCAGGTGGCGCAGGACCTCATCTCCAAGGGCGCGGACATCCTCTTCCACGCCGCGGGCGCGGACGGCATCGGCGTCATCCAGGCGGTGCAGGAGGCGCGCGCCGCGGGCAAGAGCGTGTACGCCATCGGCGTGGACTCGGACCAGTCGCACGTGGCGCCGGACGCCATCCTCACGTCGATGATGAAGCACACCGACCTGGCCATCTACCAGGCGGCGAAGGACCTGGTGGAGGGGAAGTTCTCCGCGGGTGAGCAGCTGCTCGGCCTCAAGGAGAACGGCGTGGGCATGGCCGAGGTGCGGCTGGACTTCCCGGGCAAGGCGGAGGCGCTCCAGAAGGTGGAGGCCCTGCGCCAGCGCATCGTCTCCGGGCAGCTCCAGGTGCCCGCCGTGCCGGCCGACCTCGTCACCTTCCAGGCTGCCGCGCCCTGA
- a CDS encoding ABC transporter ATP-binding protein: MIRARDIVKEYVDGDGTKVRVLDGMSLDVDDGDFVAVVGPSGSGKSTLLHLLGGLDVHYQGEVEVGGVKLRGLNDQALARFRNTHVGFVFQSFHLIPNLSALENVLLPSHFGAPHADARKRAEAMLERVGLGSKKDRAPIRLSGGERQRVAIARALFGGPKLLLCDEPTGNLDSATGAGVIQLFQELHREGLTVLAVTHEERMSAAARRVLRLKEGRLVEERADLHLATRGAP; this comes from the coding sequence GTGATTCGCGCTCGCGACATCGTCAAGGAGTACGTGGATGGGGACGGCACGAAGGTGCGTGTCCTCGACGGCATGTCCCTGGACGTGGACGACGGGGACTTCGTCGCGGTGGTGGGCCCGTCCGGCAGCGGCAAGTCCACGCTGCTGCACCTGCTGGGTGGCCTGGACGTGCACTACCAGGGCGAGGTGGAGGTGGGTGGCGTCAAGCTGCGCGGCCTGAACGACCAGGCCCTGGCGCGCTTCCGCAACACCCACGTGGGCTTCGTCTTCCAGTCCTTCCACCTCATCCCCAACCTCTCCGCGCTGGAGAACGTGCTGCTGCCTTCGCACTTCGGCGCGCCGCACGCGGATGCCCGCAAGCGCGCCGAGGCCATGCTGGAGCGCGTGGGCCTGGGCTCGAAGAAGGACCGCGCGCCCATCCGTCTCTCCGGCGGCGAGCGGCAGCGCGTGGCCATCGCCCGAGCCCTCTTTGGAGGCCCCAAGCTGCTCCTCTGCGACGAGCCCACGGGCAACCTGGACTCGGCCACCGGCGCAGGCGTCATCCAGCTCTTCCAGGAGCTGCACCGCGAGGGCCTCACCGTGCTGGCCGTCACCCACGAGGAGCGCATGAGCGCCGCGGCCCGCCGCGTGCTGCGGCTCAAGGAAGGGCGCCTCGTCGAGGAGCGCGCCGACCTGCACCTGGCCACCCGAGGTGCCCCGTGA
- a CDS encoding 5'-deoxyadenosine deaminase, producing MDLLLTGGTVVTMNREREVLVAADVLVQDGRIAKVGRGLKPRGSRRVVDVTGKVVLPGLIHGHVHACQTLFRGRADGLELLDWLRERIWPFEASHDAASMRASADLTFAELIRSGVTAALDMGSVHHYDAVFESARDAGFRLVGGKAMMDAGAAVPEGLRESTTESLAHSLALLERWHGQQDGRLRYAFAPRFVLSCTPELLREVAKLAHQHGVRIHTHASENAKETEAVRQYTGGQDNVAFFHKVGLTGPHVTLAHCVWLSQEEQDILRESRTVVCHCPGSNLKLASGIAKVPELLEAGVSVALGSDGAPCNNTLDIFHEMRLAAVLHNPRVGPRAMTPMRVLEMATLHGARALGLEDEVGSLEPGKRADLTVVDVSGLHAAPAAEDVLAPLVHSARASDVTHVFIDGKPVLRDGVLTTLDAPAVLASASANVERILRRRRKRARG from the coding sequence GTGGACCTGCTCCTGACTGGCGGCACCGTGGTGACGATGAACCGCGAGCGAGAGGTGCTCGTGGCGGCGGATGTGCTCGTCCAGGACGGGCGCATCGCGAAGGTGGGCCGGGGACTCAAGCCCCGGGGCTCGCGGCGCGTGGTGGACGTGACGGGGAAGGTGGTGCTGCCCGGCCTCATCCACGGCCACGTGCACGCCTGCCAGACGCTGTTCCGCGGCCGCGCGGACGGGCTGGAGCTGCTGGACTGGCTCCGCGAGCGCATCTGGCCCTTCGAGGCCTCGCACGACGCGGCCTCCATGCGCGCGTCGGCGGACCTGACCTTCGCCGAGCTCATCCGCTCGGGCGTCACGGCGGCGCTCGACATGGGCAGCGTGCACCACTACGACGCCGTCTTCGAGTCCGCACGCGACGCCGGCTTCCGGCTGGTGGGTGGCAAGGCGATGATGGACGCGGGCGCGGCCGTGCCCGAAGGGCTGCGCGAGAGCACCACCGAGTCGCTGGCCCACAGCCTGGCGCTGCTGGAGCGCTGGCACGGCCAGCAGGACGGGCGCCTGCGGTACGCCTTCGCCCCGCGCTTCGTCCTCTCCTGCACTCCGGAGCTGCTGCGCGAGGTGGCGAAGCTGGCCCACCAGCACGGCGTGCGCATCCACACCCACGCCAGTGAGAACGCGAAGGAGACGGAGGCCGTGCGCCAGTACACCGGCGGCCAGGACAACGTCGCCTTCTTCCACAAGGTGGGGCTGACCGGGCCGCACGTGACGCTGGCCCACTGCGTGTGGCTGTCCCAGGAGGAGCAGGACATTCTCCGCGAGTCGCGCACGGTGGTGTGCCACTGCCCCGGCTCCAACCTCAAGCTGGCCTCGGGCATCGCCAAGGTGCCGGAGCTGCTGGAGGCCGGGGTGTCGGTGGCGCTCGGCTCGGACGGCGCGCCCTGCAACAACACGCTCGACATCTTCCACGAGATGCGGCTCGCGGCCGTGCTGCACAACCCCCGCGTCGGGCCTCGCGCCATGACGCCCATGCGCGTGTTGGAGATGGCCACGCTGCATGGCGCCCGGGCGCTCGGGCTGGAGGACGAGGTGGGCTCGCTCGAGCCGGGCAAGCGCGCCGACCTCACCGTGGTGGACGTGAGCGGCCTGCACGCGGCCCCCGCGGCCGAGGACGTGCTGGCCCCGCTGGTCCACTCCGCGCGCGCCAGCGACGTGACGCACGTCTTCATCGACGGCAAGCCCGTGCTCCGGGACGGCGTGCTCACCACGCTGGACGCGCCGGCGGTGCTCGCCAGCGCCAGCGCCAACGTGGAGCGCATCCTCCGCCGTCGCCGCAAGCGCGCGCGCGGCTGA
- a CDS encoding SET domain-containing protein-lysine N-methyltransferase, producing the protein MNLGEALYIHPGVKVRPCQWGYGVFTDEFIRAGDLIEECHYLKVPHKLARIPALDDYVFQIKWSEKEEPREGDWVALVMGYGMIYNHAQEPNAAYYRAVDRDLFSFYALRAIHPGEQICISYGENWWKSRDGDMPE; encoded by the coding sequence ATGAACCTGGGCGAAGCGCTGTACATCCATCCGGGTGTGAAGGTCCGGCCATGCCAGTGGGGCTATGGCGTCTTCACCGACGAGTTCATCCGGGCCGGAGACCTCATCGAGGAGTGTCACTACCTCAAGGTGCCGCACAAGCTCGCGCGGATACCAGCGCTCGATGACTACGTCTTCCAGATCAAGTGGAGCGAGAAGGAGGAGCCCCGCGAGGGAGACTGGGTCGCCCTCGTGATGGGCTACGGGATGATCTACAACCACGCCCAGGAGCCCAACGCGGCCTACTACCGCGCCGTGGACCGCGACCTCTTCTCCTTCTACGCGCTGCGCGCCATCCACCCCGGCGAGCAGATCTGTATCAGCTACGGCGAGAACTGGTGGAAGTCCCGGGACGGGGACATGCCGGAGTGA
- a CDS encoding sensor histidine kinase: MSISTPAMPFDDALTRAVDAQRRSVLGAGAAVRLVGAAVFLAISTGLWLTGGEDWASYPPILAPYVGVAATLFALRRRPVARWLGVVQAPVDVGLVYWLQHVAMPLSRFPSGVAGFSLGLFALVVALSGLTLRRSVVYGTALLSAVAQGALMREAGVSWGAVAVAVVALLLVAAVSHYGTGRLRQLAVALSHAEVDRALEARRFQEVEEARRTIERMLGDAQARNDQLHALQRDKELLTQFLVHDLRSPLSALTMTLSWMEQEVPPGKSPLNESVRTGLAVTARLDRMISDLMDVPRLEQGRLEPRKVVFPAAILLDEVRRSLDGVARARRLTLDVVAPEELEVMGDSELMVRVVENLASNALRYAPTGGRVRLEAGMDSGYHWLAVRNDGPPIPPETRARIFDKYVQGEAEKDSRRGYGLGLYFCRLATEAHGGRLEVEDTPGWSTSFVVRLPG; this comes from the coding sequence GTGTCGATATCTACCCCCGCCATGCCCTTCGATGACGCGCTGACGCGGGCGGTGGACGCCCAGCGGCGGAGCGTGCTCGGCGCGGGCGCGGCCGTCAGGCTGGTGGGCGCGGCCGTCTTCCTGGCCATCAGCACCGGCCTGTGGCTGACGGGAGGCGAGGACTGGGCGTCCTATCCCCCCATCCTGGCGCCCTACGTGGGCGTGGCGGCGACGCTGTTCGCGCTGCGGCGGCGGCCGGTGGCGCGGTGGCTGGGGGTGGTGCAGGCGCCGGTGGACGTGGGGCTGGTGTACTGGCTCCAGCATGTGGCCATGCCCCTGTCGCGCTTCCCGTCCGGGGTGGCGGGCTTCAGCCTGGGGCTGTTCGCGCTGGTGGTGGCGCTGAGCGGGCTGACGCTGCGGCGGAGCGTGGTGTACGGGACGGCGCTGCTGTCCGCCGTGGCCCAGGGCGCGCTGATGCGCGAGGCGGGCGTGAGCTGGGGCGCGGTGGCCGTCGCGGTGGTGGCGCTGCTGTTGGTGGCGGCGGTGAGCCACTACGGCACCGGGCGGCTGCGGCAGCTCGCGGTGGCCCTCTCCCACGCGGAGGTGGACCGGGCGCTGGAGGCGCGGCGCTTCCAGGAGGTGGAGGAGGCCCGGCGCACCATCGAACGCATGCTGGGCGACGCCCAGGCGAGGAACGACCAGCTCCACGCCCTGCAGCGGGACAAGGAGCTGCTCACCCAGTTCCTGGTGCACGACCTGCGCTCCCCCCTGTCCGCCCTGACGATGACGCTGTCGTGGATGGAGCAGGAGGTGCCGCCGGGCAAGAGTCCACTCAACGAATCGGTGCGCACGGGGCTCGCCGTCACGGCGCGGCTGGACAGGATGATTTCCGACCTGATGGACGTGCCCCGCCTGGAGCAGGGCCGGCTGGAGCCCCGCAAGGTGGTCTTCCCCGCCGCCATCCTGCTGGACGAGGTGCGCCGCTCCCTGGACGGCGTGGCCCGGGCCCGGCGGCTGACGCTGGACGTGGTGGCGCCCGAGGAGCTGGAGGTGATGGGCGACTCGGAGCTGATGGTGCGCGTGGTGGAGAACCTGGCCTCCAATGCGCTCCGGTACGCCCCCACGGGTGGCCGGGTGCGGCTGGAGGCGGGCATGGACTCGGGGTACCACTGGCTGGCCGTGCGCAACGACGGGCCGCCCATTCCCCCGGAGACGCGCGCCCGCATCTTCGACAAGTACGTGCAGGGCGAGGCGGAGAAGGACAGCCGCCGGGGCTACGGCCTGGGGCTGTACTTCTGCCGCCTGGCCACCGAGGCCCACGGCGGGCGGCTGGAGGTGGAGGACACGCCCGGCTGGTCCACGTCCTTCGTGGTGCGGCTGCCGGGCTGA
- a CDS encoding thymidine phosphorylase has translation MQPYELIKAKRDGGRLDPADIRAFIQAYTAGTVADYQMAAMCMAIFFKGLDSRELGAWARAMLESGEVLDLSDTPAVKVDKHSTGGVGDKVSLSLAPLAAACGVPVPMISGRGLGHTGGTLDKLESIPGFNVNLPTSEYRRLVREVGCCLIGQTAQVAPADKKLYALRDVTATVDCIPLIASSIMSKKLAEGIDALVLDVKVGSGAFMKRDEDARTLARTMIGLGAEMGKKVVALLTDMDQPLGRKVGNALEVEEAVDMLRGEAPDDYTEITYALTAEMLVLGKKAATVEEAREKLRKVVEDGSAVRKLKEIVQSQGGDPRAIDDYSLLPRARSTVDVVAPRDGWVTAIDTEGVGLAGVALGAGRQRVDSKIDPAVGFTLLKKTGEPVKQGEPVVRVHYNDAGPVEDVKTRLLAAYRFGDAAPPARPLVRERVE, from the coding sequence GTGCAACCCTACGAGCTCATCAAGGCAAAGCGCGATGGCGGCCGGCTGGACCCGGCGGACATTCGTGCGTTCATCCAGGCGTATACGGCGGGGACGGTGGCGGACTACCAGATGGCGGCCATGTGCATGGCCATCTTCTTCAAGGGACTCGACTCCCGGGAGCTGGGGGCCTGGGCCCGCGCCATGCTGGAGTCCGGCGAGGTGCTGGACCTGTCGGACACTCCCGCGGTGAAGGTGGACAAGCACTCGACGGGTGGGGTGGGGGACAAGGTGTCGCTCAGCCTGGCGCCGCTGGCGGCGGCCTGCGGGGTGCCGGTGCCGATGATTTCCGGCCGGGGCCTGGGGCACACGGGCGGGACGCTGGACAAGCTGGAGTCGATTCCGGGCTTCAACGTCAACCTGCCCACGTCCGAGTACCGGCGGCTGGTGCGCGAGGTGGGCTGCTGCCTGATTGGCCAGACGGCGCAGGTGGCTCCGGCGGACAAGAAGCTCTACGCGCTGCGCGACGTGACGGCGACGGTGGACTGCATCCCGCTGATTGCGTCCTCCATCATGAGCAAGAAGCTGGCGGAGGGCATCGACGCGCTGGTGCTGGACGTGAAGGTGGGCAGCGGGGCCTTCATGAAGCGCGACGAGGACGCGCGCACGCTGGCGCGGACGATGATTGGCCTGGGCGCGGAGATGGGGAAGAAGGTGGTGGCCCTGCTCACGGACATGGACCAGCCGCTGGGGCGCAAGGTGGGCAACGCGCTGGAGGTGGAGGAGGCGGTGGACATGCTCCGCGGCGAGGCTCCGGACGACTACACGGAGATTACCTACGCGCTGACGGCGGAGATGCTGGTGCTGGGGAAGAAGGCGGCGACGGTGGAGGAGGCGCGGGAGAAACTGCGCAAGGTGGTGGAGGACGGCAGCGCGGTGCGCAAGCTGAAGGAAATCGTCCAGTCGCAGGGCGGAGACCCGCGCGCGATTGATGACTACTCGCTGCTGCCGCGGGCGCGGTCCACGGTGGACGTGGTGGCGCCGCGCGACGGGTGGGTGACGGCGATTGATACGGAGGGCGTGGGCCTGGCGGGCGTGGCGCTGGGGGCGGGGCGGCAGCGGGTGGACAGCAAGATTGACCCGGCCGTGGGCTTCACGCTGCTGAAGAAGACCGGCGAGCCGGTGAAGCAGGGCGAGCCCGTGGTGCGGGTGCACTACAACGACGCGGGCCCGGTGGAGGACGTGAAGACGCGCCTGCTGGCGGCGTACCGTTTCGGAGACGCGGCGCCTCCGGCCCGGCCGCTGGTGCGGGAGCGGGTGGAGTAG